The following proteins come from a genomic window of Runella rosea:
- a CDS encoding ankyrin repeat domain-containing protein, producing the protein MTALMNAINKNNLSLVEQLIQNGADVNELDSNQDAPLVIAAYKGYNQIVKLLLASGADVRAVDPGMKATALHAAAYAGRTEAAKLLIEYNIDINKQGPYNGYTALHDAIWQDNIDIVKLLLAADADLSLLSHDGKSPLDFAKSKNRKEIVTLIQTKLGK; encoded by the coding sequence ATGACAGCTTTAATGAATGCCATCAATAAAAATAACCTTTCGCTTGTGGAGCAACTCATCCAAAACGGCGCGGATGTCAATGAGTTGGATTCAAATCAGGATGCTCCGTTGGTCATTGCAGCATATAAGGGATATAACCAAATCGTAAAGTTGTTATTAGCGTCTGGCGCGGATGTGCGTGCCGTTGACCCGGGTATGAAGGCCACGGCTTTACATGCCGCTGCCTATGCTGGCCGAACAGAAGCGGCTAAACTCCTGATAGAATACAATATTGACATCAATAAGCAAGGCCCTTACAATGGTTATACCGCTCTACATGATGCGATTTGGCAGGATAACATTGATATTGTTAAATTACTGTTGGCCGCTGATGCAGATTTGAGTCTTCTTTCGCACGATGGGAAATCTCCTTTAGATTTTGCCAAATCCAAAAATCGCAAGGAAATTGTAACCTTAATTCAAACCAAACTAGGGAAGTAA
- a CDS encoding SusD/RagB family nutrient-binding outer membrane lipoprotein — protein sequence MKFTWKKYLLIGVVGLSMGSCSKFEEINTNPNAATKASAPLLATTLILDISRNSLGSIGSMMNGKSIIRMEFPENAQYNYLGRASFDGLTVLNNVEKMIELAPEGAYKNSYTALGKFVKAYKFFWLSMQVGDIPYAEALLGEKGTLNPKYSTQKEVMAGVLNELEEADKLFAAGIKFDGDPIYGGDITKWRKFVNTFELQVLLHLYRKTGEADLKVKERFNTIVTSKPIFESNADNFQLVYADLAGQRYPFYKLGNTTRLYTMMTNVVVDKLKDLNDYRLFYYADPSPVKIAKGAAVDSWDSYLGFDPSMVYAELTTIFGGKDYSNVNSRYLELANAEPVYVLSYAMLKFMLAEGAVRGWITSSASSHYTDGIKASMKFTAGFTPDNVLFHHNRKITDAYIDTYVASDKVKLKTTASEQVQLEQIITQRYLSTFMLHAPFDAFFENRRTGFPVFPVNPKSNLNVPADKLPVRWQYPQKELDYNTANVNSAIQSQYAGSDDFNKTMWILQ from the coding sequence ATGAAATTTACTTGGAAAAAATACTTACTTATTGGCGTTGTGGGTCTCTCGATGGGCAGTTGCTCAAAGTTTGAAGAAATCAACACTAACCCCAATGCGGCGACCAAAGCGTCGGCGCCATTGCTTGCAACAACACTCATCCTTGATATTTCGAGAAATTCGCTCGGAAGCATCGGGTCAATGATGAATGGCAAGTCTATCATTCGGATGGAATTTCCCGAAAACGCGCAGTACAATTACTTGGGACGCGCAAGTTTTGACGGACTTACGGTGCTCAACAACGTTGAGAAAATGATTGAACTTGCCCCCGAAGGTGCCTACAAAAATTCCTATACGGCATTGGGTAAATTTGTGAAAGCGTACAAATTCTTCTGGTTATCGATGCAGGTGGGAGATATTCCTTATGCAGAGGCATTATTGGGAGAAAAAGGAACATTGAACCCTAAATACTCGACCCAAAAGGAAGTAATGGCAGGAGTCCTCAATGAACTCGAAGAGGCAGATAAACTTTTTGCCGCTGGTATCAAATTCGACGGGGATCCTATTTACGGTGGCGACATCACCAAGTGGAGAAAGTTTGTAAATACTTTTGAGCTTCAGGTGCTTTTGCATTTGTACCGTAAGACTGGGGAGGCTGATTTAAAAGTCAAAGAAAGATTCAACACGATTGTAACCAGCAAACCAATCTTCGAGAGCAATGCTGATAACTTCCAGTTGGTGTATGCCGACCTTGCCGGGCAGCGTTATCCTTTCTATAAACTAGGTAACACGACCCGTCTGTATACCATGATGACGAATGTGGTCGTGGACAAACTGAAAGATTTGAACGACTATCGTTTATTCTACTATGCCGATCCTTCACCGGTGAAAATAGCCAAAGGGGCAGCGGTTGATAGCTGGGATTCTTATTTAGGTTTTGACCCATCCATGGTCTATGCAGAGTTGACGACCATTTTTGGGGGCAAAGATTATTCTAACGTAAACAGCCGCTATTTGGAGCTTGCCAATGCTGAGCCTGTGTATGTACTTAGCTATGCCATGTTGAAATTTATGTTGGCTGAAGGAGCCGTGCGTGGCTGGATTACGAGTTCGGCAAGCTCCCATTATACCGATGGTATCAAGGCAAGTATGAAGTTTACGGCCGGATTCACTCCCGACAATGTGCTTTTCCATCACAATCGCAAAATTACGGATGCTTATATTGATACCTACGTGGCTTCGGACAAAGTTAAACTGAAGACGACGGCAAGTGAGCAAGTACAGCTTGAGCAGATTATTACGCAGCGCTACTTGAGTACGTTCATGCTTCACGCACCGTTTGATGCTTTCTTTGAAAACCGTCGTACTGGTTTCCCAGTGTTTCCAGTTAACCCTAAATCAAACTTGAACGTACCAGCAGATAAATTACCAGTTCGGTGGCAGTACCCGCAAAAGGAACTTGACTACAACACCGCCAACGTAAATAGTGCCATCCAGTCGCAGTATGCTGGTAGCGACGATTTTAACAAAACCATGTGGATTCTTCAATAA
- a CDS encoding SusC/RagA family TonB-linked outer membrane protein — MRKQLFPYTLMKSRSRFMLLTGSILSFGVLTCAGIMDANAAAPPIQKVQVNAQEVTGTVTDENGSPLPGVNVIEKGTTNGSLTDSDGKFKLSVRSDKSIILFSFIGYATQEIEVGTKTSFSIRLTTDTKILSEVIVTALGVKREEKSLGYAVQKVAGPSLQTVKGVSVGTSLTGRVAGLWVRNSTEFNQMPTLSLRGETPLLVIDGVPYNNISLNNIAQDDIESIDVLKGPTASALYGSRGGSGAIIVTTKKGSANKGLTVTVNTNNMFNAGFLMLPEVQQSYSAGIGGVYDPTDYIWGQKLDIGIKANQWNPITKQMEMQELTSRGKDNFRDFLVPGLITNNSISVAQTGENGSFRTSLTHIYNKGQYPNLKSDAFNFTLGGEMKVGDRFKLSSQMGYNKRNAPQITGAGYSDQGYMYNILMWMGPEYNLAEYKDNYWLIPDVQQNWHYKAWYDNPYLIANEKVWGVYENRLNANLTATYKLFEGANLIIRPGFDMYSNDETKRNPPNILSNRGWDTPGLYAINKQTGWSFNGDALLTYNKTIGDLGIDALAGGAIYALKNNNLYSATRSGILIPGYYSLNNSVERPNVSVGATAKQVNSVYGKLTLSYKNMLFVDATGRNDWSSTMPQSSRSYFYPSLGGSFVISEVLGSLPSWLDFWKLRGSWTLSKSDLGIYATNQSYSTAIGTWNGLNAGSYPTTIRNADNILPETNRTWEIGTAAYFLKKRLKLDIAYFNKYNYNRQTNALISSASGFVNTLINWDETLVRRGLEVSLDATILKKNDWQWDATANYSYNHRYYKDIAPNSAKNAWTVAGGRVDTYTDRVWLTDPASGSLIHRANGLPLLSDFSYLRGYTDPKFLWGFANTIKYKQFSLMVNFDGRVGGVLNNYTSYKMWDTGSHPDSDNQWRYDEVVNKNKSFVSQGVIVKSGAVTFDSFGNITNDTRVFAPNEAKVSYQDYARSYGDGTRGITDATFFKLREVSLGYNLPSNIAKLLGARSGSISLTGQNVWMWTKAFRFADPDKADDTQLTSPSVRYMGGNITLTF, encoded by the coding sequence ATGCGAAAACAACTATTCCCCTACACGTTGATGAAAAGCAGGAGTCGGTTCATGCTGTTGACCGGTTCAATTCTTTCCTTCGGTGTGTTAACCTGCGCTGGAATCATGGATGCTAATGCAGCGGCTCCACCGATTCAGAAGGTTCAGGTAAACGCACAGGAGGTTACTGGAACCGTAACTGACGAAAACGGGTCGCCACTTCCTGGCGTCAACGTAATTGAGAAAGGAACCACTAACGGTTCTCTCACCGATTCAGATGGTAAATTTAAACTGTCGGTAAGAAGCGATAAATCTATTATTTTATTCTCTTTTATCGGTTATGCTACCCAAGAGATAGAAGTAGGAACAAAAACCTCTTTTTCGATTCGCTTGACCACTGATACCAAAATACTTAGTGAGGTGATTGTGACTGCCTTAGGGGTAAAGCGGGAAGAAAAATCGTTGGGATATGCCGTTCAAAAGGTTGCGGGGCCTTCTTTGCAGACCGTCAAAGGGGTAAGCGTAGGTACTTCACTCACAGGTAGAGTGGCTGGTTTGTGGGTACGTAACAGTACTGAATTCAACCAAATGCCAACGCTCAGTTTACGTGGAGAGACTCCTTTGTTGGTTATTGACGGGGTTCCTTATAACAATATTTCCCTTAATAACATCGCCCAAGACGACATCGAAAGTATTGACGTTTTGAAAGGGCCAACCGCTTCGGCGTTGTACGGTTCTCGCGGGGGGAGTGGAGCCATCATCGTTACTACTAAAAAAGGTTCGGCCAACAAAGGCTTGACTGTGACGGTCAACACCAACAACATGTTCAACGCTGGCTTCCTGATGCTTCCAGAAGTACAGCAGTCGTATAGTGCAGGTATCGGGGGAGTATATGACCCTACGGATTACATCTGGGGCCAAAAGCTCGACATTGGTATTAAGGCCAACCAATGGAATCCTATCACCAAGCAAATGGAAATGCAAGAGCTTACTTCAAGAGGAAAGGATAACTTCCGCGACTTTTTGGTGCCAGGGCTGATTACCAACAACAGTATCAGCGTGGCTCAAACGGGCGAAAACGGTAGCTTCCGGACATCATTGACGCATATTTATAATAAAGGACAGTACCCAAATCTAAAATCTGATGCCTTCAACTTCACGTTGGGTGGGGAAATGAAAGTGGGAGATCGTTTTAAACTCTCCAGCCAAATGGGGTATAACAAACGCAATGCTCCCCAAATAACCGGGGCTGGGTACAGCGACCAAGGTTATATGTACAACATCTTGATGTGGATGGGACCGGAGTACAATTTGGCCGAATACAAAGACAACTATTGGCTGATTCCAGATGTACAGCAAAACTGGCATTATAAGGCTTGGTATGATAACCCATATCTCATCGCAAACGAAAAAGTGTGGGGTGTTTATGAGAATAGATTGAATGCAAACTTGACAGCTACTTACAAACTTTTTGAGGGAGCCAACTTAATTATTCGCCCTGGGTTTGATATGTACAGCAATGATGAAACCAAGCGCAACCCACCAAACATCCTCTCCAATCGTGGATGGGACACGCCAGGGCTCTATGCGATCAACAAACAAACTGGCTGGAGCTTCAACGGGGACGCCTTGCTTACTTACAATAAAACCATTGGTGATTTAGGGATTGATGCTTTGGCGGGTGGAGCTATTTATGCTTTGAAAAACAATAACTTGTACAGTGCTACCCGAAGCGGTATCCTGATTCCAGGTTATTATTCACTCAACAACTCCGTAGAAAGACCCAACGTAAGCGTAGGTGCCACTGCAAAGCAGGTGAATAGTGTGTACGGAAAACTGACTCTATCTTACAAAAATATGCTTTTCGTTGATGCAACAGGACGTAACGACTGGAGCTCCACGATGCCCCAAAGCTCGCGTTCTTATTTCTATCCATCCTTGGGAGGAAGCTTTGTCATTAGTGAAGTGCTAGGTTCATTACCTTCATGGCTTGACTTCTGGAAGTTGCGTGGTTCTTGGACCCTTTCCAAGTCGGATTTGGGTATTTATGCCACTAATCAGAGCTACAGTACGGCGATTGGTACTTGGAATGGCCTCAATGCGGGAAGTTATCCTACCACGATTCGTAATGCCGACAATATCCTTCCCGAAACCAATCGGACTTGGGAAATCGGTACGGCGGCATATTTCTTAAAGAAACGTTTGAAACTGGACATTGCCTACTTTAATAAGTACAATTATAACCGCCAGACCAACGCCCTCATTTCTTCCGCTTCTGGGTTTGTGAATACGCTGATTAACTGGGACGAAACACTCGTAAGAAGAGGTCTTGAAGTGAGTTTGGATGCTACGATTCTTAAAAAGAACGATTGGCAGTGGGATGCGACTGCTAACTATTCTTATAACCACCGTTACTACAAAGACATCGCTCCAAACTCAGCTAAAAATGCTTGGACGGTAGCGGGTGGACGTGTAGATACCTATACCGACCGTGTTTGGTTGACCGACCCAGCGTCTGGAAGTCTTATCCACCGTGCCAACGGTTTACCGCTTCTAAGTGATTTTAGCTACTTGCGTGGATACACAGACCCTAAATTCTTATGGGGATTTGCCAATACCATCAAGTATAAGCAATTCAGCTTGATGGTTAACTTCGACGGACGTGTTGGTGGCGTGCTGAACAACTATACCTCTTATAAAATGTGGGATACTGGCTCGCACCCTGATTCAGACAATCAATGGAGATATGACGAGGTTGTAAACAAAAATAAATCATTTGTAAGCCAGGGAGTTATCGTAAAGTCTGGAGCTGTAACGTTTGATAGTTTTGGTAATATTACCAACGATACGCGCGTATTTGCTCCAAACGAAGCGAAGGTATCGTACCAAGATTATGCACGTTCTTATGGAGATGGAACGCGCGGTATCACCGATGCTACTTTCTTTAAACTGAGAGAGGTGTCGTTGGGTTACAACCTTCCCTCAAATATTGCGAAGTTGCTCGGGGCACGTTCAGGTTCTATCTCTTTAACAGGTCAAAATGTGTGGATGTGGACCAAAGCCTTCCGCTTTGCTGATCCTGATAAAGCGGATGATACGCAGCTTACTTCACCATCGGTTCGCTACATGGGCGGTAACATCACGTTGACGTTCTAA
- a CDS encoding ParA family protein, protein MITGEQVLNFLKNKEGLTLAKVEKEAAIPKGTLSKSLNGERELNQDHLTKLYPVLVGYGWKEFYRSKAKVIAVVNHKGGVGKTTTTLNLGKALVLHGYKVLVIDMDSQGNLSQALGIDSPDKQVMHAVLDDEPLPVYSIAPNFDLSPSDLTLASRESEMIRMVLSELQLQRAIAPKLSEYDYILIDCPPALNVFTTSALIAANSCLITLQPEISALKGVKGLFDHIFQVQRRLNSGLHIEGVLLTMVDNRLNIHRDIIEQVRSQLNSFKIFNTQIRMNVSLKESQISQIDIFGYDSSSNGAKDYMNLAKEIIG, encoded by the coding sequence ATGATTACCGGCGAACAGGTACTAAACTTCCTCAAAAACAAGGAAGGACTAACTTTGGCAAAAGTCGAAAAGGAAGCTGCTATTCCCAAAGGAACTCTTTCCAAATCTTTAAATGGCGAACGCGAACTGAATCAAGATCACCTTACAAAACTATATCCCGTTTTGGTAGGGTATGGTTGGAAAGAATTTTACCGCTCCAAAGCAAAGGTAATAGCTGTTGTAAACCATAAAGGAGGCGTAGGCAAAACTACTACTACGCTCAATTTGGGAAAAGCGTTGGTACTTCACGGCTATAAAGTATTGGTGATAGACATGGATTCGCAGGGAAATCTATCGCAGGCACTCGGAATTGACAGCCCTGATAAGCAGGTAATGCACGCCGTTCTTGACGATGAGCCCCTGCCTGTATACTCCATTGCTCCCAATTTTGATTTATCTCCCAGCGATTTGACCCTTGCTAGTCGAGAAAGTGAAATGATTAGAATGGTGCTTAGTGAATTGCAATTACAGAGAGCAATTGCGCCAAAATTGAGTGAATATGATTATATACTAATTGATTGTCCGCCAGCGCTCAATGTTTTTACCACTAGTGCCCTTATTGCGGCCAATTCCTGCCTGATTACCCTCCAACCCGAAATATCTGCACTCAAGGGGGTAAAAGGTTTATTTGATCATATTTTTCAGGTACAGCGCCGGCTCAACAGCGGGCTTCATATTGAAGGGGTATTATTGACGATGGTCGATAACCGATTAAACATACACCGAGATATTATTGAACAGGTACGTTCACAACTCAATTCTTTTAAAATCTTCAATACTCAAATCAGGATGAATGTTTCTTTAAAAGAGTCACAGATTTCACAAATTGATATTTTTGGATATGATAGTAGTTCTAACGGCGCGAAAGACTATATGAACCTGGCAAAAGAAATTATCGGCTAA
- a CDS encoding replication initiation protein: protein MAKKSEQSSKGEKPRLVRLIRKSNDLVEGKYRFDIWEMRVFTKTLTMIHKDDEDFRPYRIYLKEIISDFGLEQNKQSYKFLKEGAEKLARREIRAVASTPDGEMELLTHIAAGVKSFTNNNAGKYIEISFHPEMKPHLLQLQTQFLMYDIKNILRLQSSFSIRIYELLKQYERIGKRKFTIEELKEILDIADKYPLYANFKQRVIIKAQEDLSEFTDIRFTFEEEKKGKAVNAIIFFIERNVDFAEELPSNIIVDSMIQLPVVPKEAQEALEIFSLLKEFKGANIQTVKDWLVQFSPEHVRQRITLVKNQIVLGGKIRNPMGYLQKMMMQSNLFDLVEETKQEKQQVEEQQKQTRDLLKRLATELEQLQVRHYETQNQMVEKILNGDDALRTEIHNLVKNSRFYTPGQTIAENMKKGMVQGIVFAKVKQARQVLFDEMDREFDVLEKSLKSQLRSLGWDG, encoded by the coding sequence ATGGCCAAAAAATCTGAACAGTCATCAAAAGGTGAGAAACCTCGTTTAGTAAGATTAATTCGTAAGTCTAACGACTTGGTTGAAGGCAAATATCGGTTTGACATTTGGGAAATGAGGGTATTTACGAAAACCCTTACGATGATTCATAAAGATGATGAAGACTTCAGGCCCTACCGGATTTATCTGAAAGAAATTATCAGTGATTTTGGTTTAGAGCAAAACAAGCAGTCATACAAATTTCTGAAAGAAGGAGCGGAGAAATTGGCGCGCCGAGAAATCAGAGCCGTAGCATCGACTCCTGACGGTGAAATGGAACTATTGACCCACATTGCGGCGGGTGTAAAGAGCTTTACAAACAATAATGCTGGAAAATACATTGAAATCTCATTTCATCCAGAGATGAAACCTCATTTGCTGCAATTACAAACGCAGTTTCTGATGTACGACATCAAAAATATACTTCGCCTGCAAAGTTCGTTTTCAATCAGAATCTATGAATTGCTGAAACAGTACGAACGAATCGGAAAACGGAAATTTACGATTGAAGAATTAAAGGAAATTTTGGACATAGCAGATAAGTATCCACTTTACGCCAATTTCAAGCAAAGGGTAATTATTAAGGCACAGGAGGATCTTTCAGAATTTACGGACATACGGTTTACGTTTGAAGAAGAAAAGAAGGGTAAGGCGGTAAATGCTATTATTTTCTTTATTGAGCGAAATGTTGATTTCGCCGAAGAATTGCCAAGCAATATCATTGTTGATTCGATGATACAACTGCCGGTAGTGCCCAAGGAAGCTCAAGAGGCTCTTGAAATTTTCAGTTTACTGAAAGAGTTTAAAGGAGCAAATATACAAACTGTTAAAGATTGGTTGGTTCAATTTTCGCCCGAACATGTTCGCCAGCGTATTACACTGGTCAAAAATCAAATTGTGTTGGGAGGGAAAATTCGAAACCCAATGGGATATTTACAGAAAATGATGATGCAATCTAATCTGTTTGATTTGGTAGAAGAGACAAAGCAAGAAAAACAGCAGGTAGAAGAGCAACAAAAGCAAACTCGTGATTTGTTAAAGCGCTTGGCCACTGAATTAGAGCAACTACAGGTAAGGCATTATGAAACACAAAACCAAATGGTTGAGAAAATATTGAACGGAGATGACGCACTACGCACTGAAATACATAATTTAGTCAAAAACAGCCGTTTTTATACACCAGGACAGACGATAGCTGAAAATATGAAAAAGGGGATGGTTCAAGGGATAGTTTTCGCTAAAGTGAAACAGGCAAGACAAGTACTTTTTGATGAGATGGATCGGGAGTTTGACGTCTTAGAGAAATCGCTCAAAAGCCAACTTAGGTCCTTAGGATGGGATGGATGA
- a CDS encoding family 16 glycoside hydrolase: MFKPKSIFSQLIACVPGVIVASSVFAQTAIPLNDLSAFTNKANNWSIAGDVTVDISKVNALESKPGKGVLVCIHEKGKYGQEYELVSNFQHGDLDLELDFMLTKESNSGIYLQGNYEVQLFDSWGKKTAKYNDNGGIYERWNDSKPEGEKGYEGYAPRFNVAKAPGLWQNIKISYQAPRFDATGKKIANAVFLKIVLNGITIHENVEVSGPTRGSLTKDDVASGPLRIQGDHGSLAIKNIVINNFDKKPGTLSDLTYKTYYGPFAANEDFSKQKVAETGKKEAFSWEILKDNNNYAYVYNGKYTAATEGEYTFKLQAAGNAYLKIDGKEVLPKESRNALRQGKVNLTAGVHTIEVFNSKTEGYMRPGLAVAVSGPGFREMSLNTASSVTTGGGVDPILVTAPTNTVMRSFMDFKKTPEAKNIRIVHAVSVGSPANLHYTYDLDKGALLQVWRGEFLDATPMWHSRGDGSSRPRGSVTLLNNEMFLGKVNGQSAWQADTTGSGYLPKGYALDETDAPTFNYIAFGSPVSDRLSVVDNKHFEREVKLAKPVENLVARVAEGTNIEMVSEGLYSVNNKSYFIQIADKSVVPQIRNVNGGQELIVPVTNGSVKYALLF, encoded by the coding sequence ATGTTCAAACCCAAAAGTATTTTTTCGCAATTAATCGCCTGCGTGCCGGGAGTGATTGTTGCGTCATCTGTTTTTGCCCAAACAGCTATCCCTCTCAATGACCTCAGTGCCTTTACCAACAAAGCCAACAACTGGTCTATTGCTGGTGACGTCACTGTCGATATTTCCAAAGTCAATGCATTAGAATCCAAACCTGGCAAAGGCGTTCTAGTATGTATTCACGAAAAAGGAAAATACGGTCAAGAATATGAGCTTGTGTCAAATTTCCAACACGGAGATTTAGACTTAGAATTGGATTTTATGCTAACTAAAGAATCCAATTCGGGTATTTATCTACAAGGAAACTATGAAGTGCAGCTTTTTGACAGTTGGGGCAAAAAAACGGCTAAATACAACGACAATGGTGGTATTTATGAGCGTTGGAATGACTCTAAACCAGAAGGTGAAAAAGGGTATGAAGGATATGCACCCCGTTTTAACGTAGCAAAAGCGCCGGGTTTATGGCAAAACATCAAAATATCATACCAGGCTCCTCGCTTTGATGCCACAGGTAAGAAAATAGCCAATGCCGTATTTCTTAAAATTGTTTTGAATGGTATAACCATTCACGAAAACGTGGAAGTAAGCGGCCCCACTCGTGGCTCACTGACCAAAGACGATGTAGCATCTGGTCCATTGCGCATTCAAGGTGATCATGGTTCGTTGGCAATTAAAAATATTGTCATTAACAATTTTGACAAAAAGCCAGGAACATTATCCGACCTTACCTATAAAACCTACTACGGCCCCTTTGCAGCCAACGAAGATTTCTCAAAACAAAAAGTGGCTGAAACAGGCAAAAAAGAAGCCTTTTCTTGGGAAATTCTGAAAGACAACAACAACTACGCTTACGTTTATAACGGAAAATACACCGCTGCTACCGAGGGCGAATACACTTTCAAATTGCAGGCGGCAGGAAATGCTTACCTCAAAATTGATGGCAAAGAAGTACTACCAAAAGAATCAAGAAATGCGCTTCGTCAAGGAAAAGTAAACCTCACGGCAGGAGTACATACCATTGAAGTTTTCAACAGCAAAACCGAGGGTTATATGCGGCCAGGTTTAGCGGTAGCAGTATCTGGTCCTGGTTTTCGAGAAATGTCTTTAAACACTGCCAGTTCGGTAACAACAGGTGGCGGGGTAGACCCAATTCTTGTGACTGCTCCTACCAATACTGTTATGCGCAGCTTCATGGACTTCAAAAAGACCCCCGAAGCTAAAAACATCCGTATTGTTCATGCGGTTTCGGTGGGAAGTCCTGCCAATCTGCACTATACTTACGACCTCGACAAAGGTGCTTTATTGCAGGTTTGGCGTGGTGAATTTCTTGATGCTACCCCAATGTGGCACAGCCGTGGTGATGGTTCTTCACGCCCACGCGGTAGTGTGACGCTTTTGAACAATGAAATGTTTCTGGGAAAAGTAAACGGTCAGTCAGCATGGCAGGCAGACACTACTGGCAGCGGTTATCTTCCTAAGGGATATGCGCTAGATGAGACTGACGCTCCGACATTCAATTATATAGCATTTGGTTCGCCCGTCAGCGACCGCCTTTCGGTGGTAGACAACAAACATTTTGAACGCGAAGTGAAATTGGCAAAACCAGTCGAAAACCTGGTGGCAAGAGTTGCCGAAGGAACCAACATTGAAATGGTTTCTGAAGGCCTGTACTCGGTTAATAACAAGTCCTATTTTATCCAAATAGCCGACAAATCGGTGGTGCCGCAAATCAGAAATGTGAATGGCGGTCAGGAGCTGATTGTTCCTGTGACTAACGGATCGGTTAAATATGCCCTCCTGTTCTAA